A single window of Salvia splendens isolate huo1 chromosome 8, SspV2, whole genome shotgun sequence DNA harbors:
- the LOC121743181 gene encoding style cell-cycle inhibitor 1-B isoform X1 has protein sequence MGKSKDDHKLKRSSSSPRDESRSKRRRSKDDDDKEHKSSKKHKSHTSSKHHSRKEQKSSGKRKHKGHKHDKLPKMDIQELTDDDYFSKNNEFSTWLKEEKKKFFADLSSDAARSLFKEFVAEWNSQELEPQYYDGIAMAPRTSHKWNIKK, from the exons ATGGGTAAATCCAAAGACGATCACAAGCTCAAGAGATCCTCTTCTTCTCCGCGAG ATGAATCGAGAAGCAAAAGGCGTAGAAGTAAGGACGATGATGATAAGGAACACAAGTCTAGTAAGAAGCATAAATCTCATACTTCTTCCAAGCACCATTCTCGTAAAG AGCAGAAATCTAGTGGGAAGCGCAAGCATAAAGGCCACAAGCATGATAAACTTCCA AAGATGGATATCCAAGAATTGACTGATGATGATTACTTCTCCAAGAACAACGAGTTCTCAACATGGctaaaagaagagaagaaaaagttcTTCGCGGATCTATCTTCGGATGCTGCACGGAGTCTGTTTAAGGAATTTGTGGCAGAATGGAACAGCCAGGAACTCGAACCCCAATACTACGATGGAATTGCAATGGCCCCACGGACATCACATAAGTGGAACATCAAAAAGTAA
- the LOC121743181 gene encoding style cell-cycle inhibitor 1-A isoform X2 yields MNREAKGVEVRTMMIRNTSLVRSINLILLPSTILVKKSSGKRKHKGHKHDKLPKMDIQELTDDDYFSKNNEFSTWLKEEKKKFFADLSSDAARSLFKEFVAEWNSQELEPQYYDGIAMAPRTSHKWNIKK; encoded by the exons ATGAATCGAGAAGCAAAAGGCGTAGAAGTAAGGACGATGATGATAAGGAACACAAGTCTAGTAAGAAGCATAAATCTCATACTTCTTCCAAGCACCATTCTCGTAAAG AAATCTAGTGGGAAGCGCAAGCATAAAGGCCACAAGCATGATAAACTTCCA AAGATGGATATCCAAGAATTGACTGATGATGATTACTTCTCCAAGAACAACGAGTTCTCAACATGGctaaaagaagagaagaaaaagttcTTCGCGGATCTATCTTCGGATGCTGCACGGAGTCTGTTTAAGGAATTTGTGGCAGAATGGAACAGCCAGGAACTCGAACCCCAATACTACGATGGAATTGCAATGGCCCCACGGACATCACATAAGTGGAACATCAAAAAGTAA